In Cryptomeria japonica chromosome 1, Sugi_1.0, whole genome shotgun sequence, the sequence AGTTTGCATAGCCATTAACCAAGTATTCCATCGAGAAAAAGACATGGATTTTATCACAAGGTAGTGTCATTGTTTCACCAAATATAACAAACAGGATTCTATGCCAAAATGGGAATTGTGGAACATGGTATTGTTTTAGAAGAGGGGATTTGCAAGCCAGTCATTACCCATAATCTGTAATTCTTAAAAAAGAGATTGGAAAGCTCAActtgttttttcctttttttggTAATGGCGTAATAGTCTGGTAAGTTCTGGAAAACAAATTAAGATGATAAAACTTACGACTCTTAGAAAAGGAACTAATatcataaatattattttattttttttaataaattttctcATCTTTTGCTGGTTAATTGTTTGTCTATTTAATTATTGAAATTTTATCAATAGATACTAGATTATTAATATTTTTAGTAATTGAAATTTTATATAATATCAATAGGAACTAAATTGTTAATATTTTtagtaattaaaattttatataaaaaataataatttattcataaacataaaaaacatataaatatcAATTTAAATTTATCTAAATATGTTCAAAGATTTGGCATATTTTGGAATAAAAGTTGTTGTGCAATTGGATGTGGATATGGATactatttaataatttctttatttcGAATTCTCACATTTGTGAAAAGAAATAACAGACATTGATAAGAGTTTAACTGCTTGTTGTTTTTTGTTCTGCCAACGACTGTTATTATTATTGTCTTTTTTAAGTAATTGAATGGTCAAATTTTAGAgtcttttaaaaataataaaatataaataatataaaagaaaatgTAATATAAAGAAAGGGGGACACAATTTATGATGGACTTTCAAATTAtacttttgttaaaaaaattacctcaaatttgaaaaggatttacaatttttaaaatggatttttattttgaatttataaaaaattatagaGCTTTcacttaacaaaataattttaaaagtgGATCAAGAAACCTTTCAAATCTAAAGAaaatttatattcatttttttgaaattttatattttctattttatattaaattttgtaGTTTAAATATAAAACTTGAATTTCATATTGTGTTTTTTTTCGTTTTAAATTTAATGTCCTTTATCTTTACAAAAATCATCAATTAGTAAAAAAGAGTAAAACCTTGTTATTATCATTTTTGTGTTAAAAAGTATTTTTATAGTTTTTAGGGTGGTAAATTGGGTTTGGAAGTTGAAACTATTATCtatattttttaatgatttaatgttcTATCTTACACTAAAAAATTGTTGTATATATACATTTTTGTGCTTTTAACAAAATTCAATatgttttaataattatttttaaatattttgtatatatttatattatttaaattaaattcatgtcaaattatttataattaaacaagataataattattataataatatactaCATTGAGTTTTTCAATATTTTAATATAAAGGATAAGGTTTCTTAAATTCTAttcattattaaaaaatattaaattaaaatttatgaatAACAGAAAAATAAGAATTAGGGTTttaattaatgaatataatatttttaacttaaaattatattataatataaaatataataataataatcatataaCATTAATAcagtaataatattaatatttaatataatttgattaatatttaatataaatgtgaacaaatattattaaataCGCTTTCATATAAttgcatcataaaaaaaaaaaaaaaattgtcatattCATAGAACATAATATGAAAATATATCTTGCCACCTTGTTGAAATGCAAGTGCTAgtattaaaaaacataaaaaaaatatgataatataaaaattaaaattaattttaaaaaacatgttaaaaaaagataaaaatccaATATGCAAgtataaaaatagaaataaattttaaaaaataaaaattaagctaGTGCAAAAATAGAGATAAATTTGGAAAAGCTAGTTTCTTGCTCGTTCCTGAATTATTTGCCTGCAACTATATATATAGAGAGAAGAAAGCAAATCCAATGAGCAGTCATTAATTTCAatctcaatgtctcctctaggATTTGGCGGCGACTGTTAGAGAAGGATGCATTGGGTGCAAATCAATCGATCTCCATATAAATATCTGGATCGAATTTCTGGATTGATCTTCTTCATTTTCAGGGGATTTATATTACATTTTTCTCTCTATTCTACAAGTTTATTCCTTTCTTTACTATGATGTGCAGTTTTAGATTTTACAATCCCCAGGTCCAGGTCCATATGTTGCCTCCCATGGCAAAATCTGACAGAAAATCGAACAAGAAGACTCTGGTATTGGACCTGGACGAAACCCTAGTACACTCAACTGTTAATAAGCCTCTCAAAAGGCACGATTTTGCCATTCAATGTCGGCACCCAGATGGCACCTCCATTTACTATGTTCTGAAACGACCTTGGGTAGATTTACTGCTGGATGAACTGAGGAATCTTTATGAGATTGTGGTGTTCACTGCATCAAACAAAGAGTATGCAGATGCTATTCTGAACAAGCTGGATCCCCATGGGAACATAATCAGGCACAGACTCTACAGAGATTCGTGCATACAATTACCTGGGCCAAAATCAAAGCCTGTAAAGGATTTGTCCACGCTTGGGAGGAACTTGAGAaaggtgatatttgttgatgacagtTACAGACACCATTGCCAACAGGAAAATGCATTTCCTGTGCGCAGGTTTTTGGATGACATGAATGACACAGAGCTGTTGAGCCTGTTGGGATTCTGCAAGCGCATTGCAAACTCGGAATCAGATGCCAGGACACTCATTCTCTCTCACGCAATTTCCCGCCATAATGGCTGTCCTGGGTGGAATTGAATCTTTGAATTTGAATTCGAATTGTAAGATTTGAATTGGAATTGAATCTTTGAATTTGAATTCCAATTGTAAGATTTGAATTGGAATTGAATCTTTGAATTCCACAAAATCACGCACAGTTGGCCAAGGTGATGAAACACACACGGCTCATCCCATGAACAGTACAAATTTCTCAGTTGGAGCAAATTCTCAAGTCTACAAATACGTTGAAAGATCTGTTCATGCACACCAACgtcttaatatattttaaaaaaaattggagtcAACTTGTATAATGCATGTTCTaagataaaaattcaaataatcgTTTCATTATGCATGTATTATAATTGAATTCAACAGCAATATAAAATTGGTTATTTTTTCTATAAATTCTTAGTTGAATTGAGGAAATTTCAAATAGTAATTTTATTATATGTTTATGATGATCAAATTTAAAAGAATATTAAattaaagttttttatttttaattttttgataggtaatatttttgaattattattattattattatgtttgattagatttgaCCCAAGACCCTCTCcattttatggaaggccaagagtcacagcttagaattccactttagatgtccttattgggaattgaacttgggtctccacagtgagaacctagtgttttaaccaattaagttcAAACCCTTGGACAAATTAAAGTTTTTTATTATCTAATTACAATTTGTCAAATTAATTGTAAGTACTAGCACTTGTATTTCAACTAGGTGCAATGGATATGTGGGTAGCAAGATATTCTCTCAGTAATATATTGGAATGTAGGCAAAAGTTAGAATATTCAAACATAGACTTTGTTAGGAATGATTATTTAGAATACAATTGAGTTGATCTTGAAATGTGCAAAAAAATTAAATGTGAACCAATATAAAATGTAAATTAAGTCAACAAGGTATGCAAAATGTTTCAACGATGTATGAAGATGATTAACTTCAGATATTGATTACATTGAGTAGATCTATTGTTTGTTGTTGAGACGCCTTATATACAATTGTCACAATTTAGGAAATGATGCAAAAAGAATTATTTAAATCAAGGATATGTAGGTTTGTTCATCTATTGGCTTGTccctcaaaatcattctttttctttttcaaagcAAGGTGTAAAAACAAATGCTTGATTGTAGTTGAAAATAGGTCTATTGTTGGGCAAACTTTCTATGATATattcattaataaaaaaaattgaaaaaaaaggagTTGTGTAATGTTAGAAGATATAAGTTGTGAGTATTTGATTTATAGTATTAGTATAAATGCAAAATGTGTTTGATAATATATGAATACAATTACTTTAAGTGGTTGGTTGTATTGAATTCATTTGTTGCTAACTGCATAGATGTTCACTTTGTTGTTGAGTGAACTATAGTCAATTCCTTTCACTGATATGTATGATCGAGTGTCGATATCTTCTCCTTATAGTTGAGTAGGTGAATTTGCCTTGTTTAATGAAGACCTAACATTTCTCCTGCTAAaggtttcaaattttgaattgtgaaataCATAAAGGAAGATATCAAAACTCACAAGCATAAGGAGATTTCAACAACTATGCATCACAATTTTTAAAATTGAAGAcaacattatattatatttatcTAAAATACAATTCATTGcataattttatttaaatctaaTATCATTTTTCAAATACTAAAAATTAATGTTGCTATATATTTAAATTTGTTTATGTTACAAtacattaatatttatattattattttataataccCTACAttgatatttatattattattttataataccctacatttatatttattatatgCAATGTTCCCTATTGTTAAGAATAGCATAGAGGTAATAATAAAGAACATGGTTGCTAGCTTAAAATTGTGAGTTGAGCATATAATGTGTTCTTTATCTCTTGGATTCTCGATGGTGGGTTTCTTAACAACATTCAAGGCCCCAACAAAAGCTTCAATTATAGATTTTTCAAGTTCACgtttttcaagaaaatgcaattggtaggtgtgaAGTCGAATTCTACAACCTTTGTGCTAAAATGGCATAATAACGTATGGACACCCATCAAAGCTTAAAGGATAGAGAAATATTATAtgagatgttgtagttgcaagtgcCTTGGTagatgcatgcaaaatgtggaagcatccccactgcttgtgccaaaatgagagctttcaaatagggtatgggcatccatcaaagcataaaggatataAGAATTTTGTGAAATGTTGTAGTCGTCACTGCCTCggttgacatgtatgcaaaatgtggaagcattagAGTTTGTTTGAgaaaatgcctgaaagaaatgtggtATCATCAAATGCCATGATCGAAGGATATCTACAACATGGATTTGTTGAAGTGACTTaataaactttcaagcaaatgcaattagcaagtgtaaagccaaattccacaacctttgcaagcatccttcatgcctatgccaaaatgggagctttaaaaTAGGGCATGGAAAACCATCAAAGCATAAAGAATCGAAGAAtttgttagatgtagttgcaacttCCCTAGTTGATTTGTATTCAAAACGTAGAAGCATAAAAAATGCATttgaattgtttgacataatgcctcaaagaggaCAAAAGCGACAAAAATGTAAGTTGCCTAGTTAAATCATTTCATCCACCTCGGCCGGACTCTACATAATGACCATTTACACTTGTTCAGTAAGTGATAAATTTTTTGATTACATATTAATGTTATTATTGTGTTAATTTTGAGAAAAATGCTTCATCTATGTTTTATACTAAAGACTAACTTTATAATAATTGACAAATTTTTTAAATGATAGTGACACCTCCACTACAGTCTTGTTTTGTTATGTTCTCTTTCACATCTCTTCCAAATAGTGTCAAGAAACTtcttaaaatcaagaaaaaagaatAGGGACCCTTATTCTTTGAATACTCAACTTCCTCAAGGTTACACAACAATCTTGTAGAATTTTAATTGTTCTTTTGTatctttttcttcctcttgtttATTTTCTCTTAACTTTTGCAACGAATGTTTAGCCAATATTGGATTGAACCAAATTTGAGAGGTCTTTATTACCCCCACTTTTGTAGATTAGTTTGAAATCTATTTGTGGAAGTTCTTGGTGGTACATGTTAAATAAATCCTTTGACAATATATggtttgttggatattagagttgttggaatgtgttgttatcattgatgtcaacatattcatgtgttcttgtgcttcggtgttgcagagagttggtttggttgcaaatgtgttgatgtggattaatgggttttgagatgcttatctctagaTGATTTAGTATGAGTCTGAATGTTCTGGAAGGTGAATTGATTAAGTTGTGCTTCAATGTGATGAAATtggtttttttgttgattttgtattgcagagttgtgatttctagTTTGTGTTGCTTCAGGATTGATTATTTATGTTGTTCAGATTTTgtagtgtttgggacattcatgtgtgtcctcagtttaggtggttcatgatttggaacttcacaagcgtatcttcCAATTCGTCAGTAAGTttattggtgttcttgagcttcgatggtgaaataatgatgattctaggtatctgagttgttgcagttgttgCAGAGGAATTCATGTTGCTTTTTTATGTTCTTCGATCATATTCTATgcgttttggtggtctgcattgatcgtggtgcatgttattgaagattttattggttcaGTGATATTCTTGATGTTATACGACTTTATGGCCGACTTGATGGTTGTTGCATGTTGCAGATGATTTTAGAAAGatattcggtggtgttgcatgtccgaggttttgatttgggtccatactatgtccaTGCCAACATTGTATTGGCcagcatattgatttatgtatcgtgtgatgtacttttgtaattaagtgttatgtgttgagccgaccttaaggttaaggttgatgatttgtataaataagtgttgtaatcatgtaagatgtgtgtatGTGGTTGTGTTTGCATTCCTTGAGAGTTTTGTATGTGTAAACAAGTGAATCGGTCTTTAGGAAGTGTGTAGGGGAGCCGAGAAGTGTTGTTGTGTAgactgtgtgcttaaccagaactatgatcaggcatttggagatgttattatttcaattcatgtaatccagattgttgtctaatcattgtaaggcagtgagccttcccagtgttgtatccctttgttgtttttgagcaatgagatctaggcagtgtgcttgaatacatgtgcattccccattgtaatattttcacatactactacagagtatcatcatattgtgggtaggttcccaacgtggtttttcccttaaccgagttttccacatcaaaaacttgtgtgttatgtgtgttgttgatgtcgtgtttatcttttctattgttgttcttgatcagatctgaagttgagattaaatttgtttaagtttggtaaaaactgattcaccccccacctctcaattttcctgcattgttgttgccaacatggtTCTTGTTTTTCTCCATCTTAAAGAATTTTGAGAATTGTTAGTTTATATGATTATCATCAGCATATTTTACCTAACCTTATACTATTACGTTGGTACTATGTATTAATTTTATGTGCTCTATTACTATCCAAAATGACTTGGACTGATGTAAGATGAActgtattttgaattttgtttgatTTATTGAATTCTTTAACTTGATGATATAATATGCCATGTCCTTGAGTTGTATGGtgttgttgtgacctaatcacacatcaccccattccaaatggggaccccctactttttaggtcctcttggtcttttggttttggtttgttttggtgtgaatttgatcaagtttgcaagtcgtttgtgaaaatttggctaagtctagaactCTTTTGGTCCATTTTAGGGTTTTGACCTTCAGACTTAGATTTGAAGCTTTTTCCTTAGGTTTTTGAAAAAACTAAACATTGcattggaatcaggacccttcaaggaacctaccagtgaaatttgagtgaattgtgagcaactttctatttttagaaagttcctattttttaggatttcATTGCCTCCTGGATTGTCTTTATTttaccaaaaatcaaacttactatttttagcgaTTTCTAATTTAActtactttctatttttagtaaatgtCATCCTGCCTTGATTTGACCTTATTTTGACAttttgaagtacttactatttttagtaagtctatttttggcaggtttttCCCAAACAAAGGTCTCAACACTAAAGATTGAGCATTCCTGAATATTTGGCTAAATCTAGAAAGTTGAAAAAGCAGGTAGTTGATCAAAAAATGGTTGTGTCGAATTCATTCCAGAAGTGGAAAGGAATTGAAAAATCTTCTAAATCTGGCAAAGAAATCCACTTCAATCCAAGATAGCATCCCGATCTAGAAAGTGCAAAAATGGCTAAGTTTGGATAAAAGCCAAGCAAGAAAAAGGTGGTCGCCAGATTGGGGTCATGGAGGATTTTTCCTCCACCCCCAAAATTCCATGACCATGTTTATTTGATGCTCATGTCAAGGATTGGGCGCTAGATTGggggtggaggaattttcctccatgaCCAATTTTCCTTCTCCATGTCCTTGTAGTGCCCAAGCATCAAGGGGAGCACTATAACttggtggtggaggaattttcctcaGTACATCTTTTTTCCTACACCATATGGATTCAGTGCCCAGGTCAGGCAGTTGGGCACCAAACTGAGGGTCAAGACCGATTTTCCTTCATCATATGGCTTCAACGCCCAAATCAGAGAGAGCACCAAAATGGAGTCAGGCAGGTTAAGTCAAACAAAGTCCAAATTCCTCCATGACATGGAATTGGCACCCAGTTAGGAGTATACATCACTAGATGAAGGGTGTGAAGAAATATTTCCAAGGCAAGGAATTCTTGCATGGGGTGATTTTAGCGCCCAAGTGTAGAGGTAGAATGCCAAAACAAGGGTCAAGATGAATTTTCCTCCTTGTGAGCAAATTAGCATCCAAGTCAGAGGGAGAGCGCCAAAATGGGGTTAGGAAGGAATTCCTTCCAAACAAGATAATTCCTCCATGATAGTGAATTAACGCCCAAGGATAAGGA encodes:
- the LOC131057750 gene encoding uncharacterized protein LOC131057750, whose protein sequence is MKELETKITNWKKEETKWRVVVVQMADVQKYGIMKFLSENPVLGLDDNILYVQVHMLPPMAKSDRKSNKKTLVLDLDETLVHSTVNKPLKRHDFAIQCRHPDGTSIYYVLKRPWVDLLLDELRNLYEIVVFTASNKEYADAILNKLDPHGNIIRHRLYRDSCIQLPGPKSKPVKDLSTLGRNLRKVIFVDDSYRHHCQQENAFPVRRFLDDMNDTELLSLLGFCKRIANSESDARTLILSHAISRHNGCPGWN